A stretch of DNA from Candidatus Aminicenantes bacterium:
CCAACCTGATCTTTCTAAAAAAACTGCTGGAAAGCCCCCACCTGCAGCGGGGAGAGACTATCGTGGACTTCCTGAACCTGCGCTTTGAATTCAGCAAACGCCCCCGCAGCGAAGATGAAGTGGAACTGGCGGCCGCCCTTCTGGGCGCGGCCTTCCACGTGGAAAACAGACGCAAAAACTACAAGGCACAACTGGAGCGCATGAAACAGCCCAACCTGTTGCGCCGGATCTTTTTGGGGAGGTGACACGCCATGAAATACCGCTTCCAAGTGCACAAACGCGCCTTCGACATTGAGACGGCTCCGAACTCCACCTTTCAGTCCGACACCCAGATCCGGGTGGAAAAAACACCATTCCAGGTCCAGATCGCGGAAAGCAGGGAAAATGAGATTCTTTCTTTTTTTGTCAACCGCCGCATCTACCAGATAAAGATCGAGCGGGACCTGGAGGGCTATCCGTCCGGCATCTACGTCAACGAAGAGTACTACCCCGCTTACCTGCTCAAGATCGACAAGTTGTTTTATTTCAAGCCACGGCCGCAACGGTCTACCCGGTCCGGACTGGTCAAAACTTTTATTCCCGGTTATATCCAGAAAGTCTTTTTCCAAACCGGAGACAGTGTGCAGGAAGGAGATATCGTTTTGATTCACGAAGCCATGAAAATGGAAAACGAGATCCGCGCTCCGATTTCCGGAATCATCAAGACCATGGGGGTAAAGGAAGGCGACAACGTCCTGGCCAACCGCCTGCTGTTCGAAATAGAATAGCCCCAGAAGGGAAGCTCATTCAATGAACCGTTCCGCAAACGGCCTGATCCCGAACCGATCCATCTTACTGGGAACCTTTTTTCTGCTGGGATTCCTGTCCATCCTGTTTCAAACCTTGTTTCTCCGCGAAATCATGGTAGTGGTGCTGGGAAACGAAATCGTTATCGCCATCGTGCTCTTCCACTGGTTGGTGGGGATTACGTTCGGATCCCGACTGGGCGGCCGCCTATCCGACCGTCTGAGAAACCCGGGAGAGCGACTCTTCCAGGCCATGCTTCTGCTGACCCTGTTGGCGCCGCTGGCGCTGGTGGCCATTCGACATTTGCACGACCTGACCATGGCGCCCGCGGGATTGTCGCTGGGTATGTGGCGCGTATTTGTCGCCACCGCCCTGATTGTCATCCCCCACAGCCTCCTGGTGGGCATGGCCTTCCCCCTGGCCATGCATATCGCCCGCAAGGGGGATGGTATCTCCCACATGTCCAGGGTATATATCATTGAGTCCCTGGGATCCCTGGCCGCCGGTGCCATGATGAGCTGGGTGCTGGCGGGACGGTGGCCCGCCTTTGACATCCTGTTTGCCGCCCTGGCCACCGGGGGGGCAATCACCCTATGGACCGGAAGCCGAATGGGCCTGCGCCGCCTGCAATGGCTGGGTGGCGCCGGCCTGTTGCTGGCCGTGGCGGGACTTCTGCCCCAGCCGGGAAACGCGCTGGAAAAATCCACGGTTCAGGCGCGGTGGCAGGGGTTTTCCGCCACCGAGCTGGTTACAAACCTGGACTCGCGCTTCCAGAATATCGCCCTGGGTCGCCAGGCGGACCAATACGCCCTTTACCTGAACGGCCAGATGGCGACCACCTTTCCCGATCCGGAACGCAACCACATGCTCGCCGCCCGCCTGCTCTCTCAACATCCCCGCCCACGGCGCGTACTGGTGATCGGTGAAGCGGTAAGCGGGCTGGCCCAGGCCATGCTGAATACAGATATCTCTTTTCTACACAATGTGGAGCTGGATCACCTGGTGGTAAAAGCCGTTCGCGACCATCTTTCAGCAAAGATGGAACGTCGCCTCCAGGATCCACGCTTCCGCCTTCACCTCGCCGACGGCCGCCGCTTTGTGCAACAGCTGGGACGGTATGCCAACCAGAACCTCACATTCGACCTGGCATTCGTGCACGCATCCGAACCCGTTTCCCTGCTGGCCAATCGCTATTTTACCCTTGAGTTTCTGCGCGAACTCTCCCGCATCATGAATCCACAAGGCGTGGTGTGCCTGCGTGTGACCTCATCGGATACGTACACTTCCGGGAATGTGGGCGCTTATGCGTCCGTAATCTATCATACCCTGCGCTCCGTCTTTCCATACGTGGTAATCTCTCCGGGAGCGGACACCTTCTTTTTTGCCTCCCGCCGGCCGGGTGTGGTCAGCCGGGACCCCGCCACGCTGTCTGCACGCTGGCGCCATATCACTCCAGGAGATCCGGATTTCAGTTTTCTGTTTTCCGCCTGGTTTCCCGCGGGGCGCGGTTTGCGTATCCGCGCCGGACTGGAAGCACGGTTTGGCGCGAAGCTCAACACCGATGATCTGCCCACGGCACTGCACCGCTACAACCGCTCGCTGGGGTGGGTGCATGTCGGGGGCGTGCGGCAACTGTTGCAACTGGCGGAAAAAGTCGAGCCCGCATACCTCTTGTTGGCAACACTTCTGCTGCTTTTACCCGCCGTCCTGCGCCGGCGCGGCCTGGGAATGCTCTACCCCGCCGTTTCCGTGGCCGGCTTTTCCGGAATGTCGCTGCAACTGCTGATCATTACATTGATTCAGAGCCGTTTTGGTTTTATCTACCGCTACATCGGCCTGTTTACCGCCCTGTTCATGGCCGGGCTTCCCCTGGGTGCGGCCATATCCCGCCGCTTGGCGCGACGGTTTTCACCTCACCTGCTCCTGTCCTCGCTGTTGTGCGCCCTGGCCGTGGTTGCAGCCGCCCTGGAGCGGCTGCTCCCCGCCGCGGGGCATCATCCCCTGCTGGACCAGATATGGATCTCCGTGTTTACCATCCTGGTGGGAGGCCTGGTCGGTGCGGTCTTTCCCGCCGCCCTGGCCGCCGCCCTGGCTCACGAATCCTTGCGACCCGGCCGCGCCACCGGACGGGTAAACGCCGCGGATCACAGCGGGGCCGCGCTGGGCGCCTTGCTGGCAGGCACGCTGATGCTACCGATTCTGGGAATGAGTGGCACCAACTATCTGCTGGCGGGGGTCAACCTGATCGCGGCCCTGTATCTCTTCTGGCGTACCCTGGCGGCTCAGGATTCCGCGATCCTGGGCAGATGAGGAGCAATGCGGCTGAGGATTTCGTAGTGGATGGTTCCGCAATGATCGGCCAGATTGACGGCGTCAATGCAACCATGCGCGCCCTCTCCCAGTAATATGACCGAATCCCCCGCGCGGACGTTGGGGATATGGGTCACATCCGCCATCATCATGTTCATGCAGATACGTCCGCGAATGGGGGCTTCCCTGCCGTTGACCAGGATGACACCTGAATTGGACAAACGCCGGTCATAACCATCGTAGTATCCCACGGGGATGACGGCGATACGGGACGGGCTGAAGGCACGGTAGGAACGGCCATAACCCACGGACTCCCCGGCGGCGACGGTTTTTACCTGGGCCACCCGGGTTTCCCAGGTCAGGGCCGGCCGCAGTTCCATGCCGTTTCCCTTCTGCTCCTGCCATGAAATCAATGTTTCACGGGAAGGCCAATAACCGTACGCCGAGATTCCCAACCGTACCAGGTTGAAATGGGTGGCGGGAAACAGCAGCGCCGCCGCGGAACAGGCCATGTGGCGTACCATTGGGCGATTCGAGGGCAATTCTTCAAGCAGGGATCGAAATGATTCCAGTTGCCGGCCGGCGAAATCGTGACGGGTGGTGTCTTCGATATCGGCGAAATGGGAGTAAATTCCGCAAAACTCCACGCCGGTTCCGGCAGGCGATCGCAATATCTCCAGGACCTCGGCGGGGGTCATGCCCAACCGCCGGGTTCCGGTTTCCACTTTCAGGTGACAACGGGCGGTGCCGTTTACCTTTCGCGCCGCCGCACGCACGCGTTCCAGGTAACCCGGTTCCGGAACAACCATTTCCACGCCGGCCTCGACCAGGTACTCCAATTCGTCACGATCCGCCCAGCCCATGACCAGAACCGGACGGGAATCGTCCCGCGTTAGTACGCGCCTGGCCTCATGGGCGGCATCCACCGCGTAATAGCCCACTGAATCGAGTTTACTGGCAATCTCCACGCAGGCCTCGATGCCGTGACCGTACGCATTGGCCTTGACCACAAAAGCAACAGGGCGGCCGGTGATTTGACGGAAACAGTCCAGGTTTGCGGCCAGCGCCGCGGCACTGACCCGGATTGTCGTCCTCATGGCTCAGGGTCCTGCGAATGGCTTTGTGATCGGGCATCCAGATCCTGCAGTACTTCGCGAACCCGCTGCATCAGATCCAGTTTCCCCACCAGCAGGCCGTTTTGGGTTTGCACCACTCCCACGCCTTCAAGCCCGATCAAGCCCACCGGCGTGTTGCCGGTCGAGAAAACCAGGCAATCGCGGCTGTCCAGCAATACATGTCCGGGACCAGCCACATTGCCGTTTTCGTCACGGTTCCCCAGCTCAAAAACACTGGCCCACGCGCCCACATCATTCCAGTCGAAATCGGCCGGCATCATCCATGCCTCCGCTCCCTTTTCCATCAAAGCGTAATCGATGGACAGAGGCGGCATGGCGGCAAAGACTTGCGGCACGTCTTTAAGGGGCGCGGCTTCCAATTTTCCGTAACCATCGGCGTATTCCGGGGCAAAGCGTTCCAGCAGGGTGCGGAAATGGCGCAGCTTGTAAACAAACATGCCGGAGTTCCAGCAATACCCCCCGTGAGAAAGGTATTTGGCCGCAGTTTGGGCATCGGGTTTTTCCTCGAAGGTTTCGACCGGATGAAACACCGCGTTGTCCAGCCGTTCGGCTCGCGCGGTTGTATAACGGATGTAGCCATAACCGGTATGGGGATGATCGGGAACGATACCCGCGGTAATGATGACCGGACGCTCTGCAAACTCCAGGGCGGCACGCATCTGCCGCGCAAAGGTCTTTTCATCGGTGATATGGTGATCCGCGGGCACAACCAGCATACGGCCGGCGGGATCCCGGCGGGATAAAACGATATTGGCCAGGATCATGCAGGGCGCCGTATTGCGGGGCATGGGTTCGGCAATGTAGTTTTCGGGATCGATGTCGGGCAGGGCTTCCATCACGGCTGCGCGATATCCCTCCTCTGCCACCACATAAATGCGATCCCGGGCCACCACCTGTTCCAGTCTGCGGAAGGTCCGGGTAATCAGCGGATCCGTCCCCAGGATCGGTAAAAACTGTTTGGGACGCCGGGGTGTGCTGTACGGCCAGAAGCGGGTGCCCTGCCCTCCCGCCATAATCAGGGCGTAGTTGTGATCTGCCATGGTTTCTTTTAGCATAGCCCCCCCGGGAACGCAACCACGCCCATTCGCTTATGGAGTTGATTTTTTTTGCCTCAAGGCCTATTATTCTGAGTATGAGAAAACTGATCGCGGCGATAATGTTGCTGGCCCCCATGGCCGTAAGCGCGGATGTGTATCGCATCGCGATCCAGGGCCCCATCGATTCCATCATCGCGGAATACACAATCGACTCCATGGCCAAGGTCCGTGAAAAACCGGATGTGGACCTGGTGGTGGTTGAAATAGACACACCCGGGGGACTGGATTCGGCCATGCGCACCATTATCAAGGAGATGCTGCAATCACCGGCGCCGGTCGCGGTGTTTGTCTATCCCCAGGGAGCACGGGCCGCTTCCGCGGGATTCTTTATTACCGTGGCGGCGGATATCGCCGCCATGGCTCCGGGCACAAACATGGGCGCCGCCAGCCCGGTATCCGCCCTGGGTCAGAAGATGGACGACACCATGAAAGCCAAGGTCACCAACGATGCCGTGTCCTACATTCGCTCCCTGGCGCGCAACCGCGGCCGGGACGAGGACATGGCGGCCCGCGCGGTTTCCGAGAGCCTCGCCTACACGGTTGACGAATGCCTCGAGGGGCGCCTGGCGGACCTCTCCGCGGAAAGCCTCGAGGATTTGCTGCAGAAGCTGGATGGCCGCAACATTACCACCATGCGCGGGGATACGGTTACCCTGAATCTCCAGAACGTACGTATCTTCACCATGAAGATGAGTTGGCGTCAGCGCTTCCTACGCACCATCACCAACCCCAACCTGGCCTACTTCCTTTTGATTTTCGGCCTGATCGGACTTTACCTCGAGTTCACCCATGCCGGGGCCGTGATCCCGGGAGTCATCGGCGGCATCTCCCTGCTCCTGGCCTTCATGGCGTTTCAGATCCTGCCCATCAACTACGTGGGATTGCTGCTGATCCTGCTGGCGATCGGATTGTTTTTGGCCGAGATCAAGGTGCAGGGATTCGGCATCCTGGGCCTCGGCGGGGCCGTGGCTTTTTTCCTGGGATCCGTTATCCTGATCAGTTCACCCATTCCCGAGATGAGACCCACCATGAGCTTGATTGTCTTACTGACCGTCAGTTTTGCCGGGATAATCCTGTTTCTGACATACAAAGTGTTTCAGTCAATGAAGCGCCGCGTGGACACCGGGCAGGAAGGCCTGGCTGGAGAAGTCGGTACCGCCCGTACCCGTATCACACCTGAGGGCGGCCGGGTCTTTGTGCACGGCGAGTGGTGGAACGCGGTAGCGGACTCACCCATTGAAGCCGGCACCGAGGTGGAGGTCCTCCAGATGGAGGGTTTCCGCCTGAAAGTCAAACCCAGAGGGGGTTAATATGCAGGTATCAATCGTTACCATCGCAGTTATCGTACT
This window harbors:
- a CDS encoding nodulation protein NfeD, which encodes MELIFFASRPIILSMRKLIAAIMLLAPMAVSADVYRIAIQGPIDSIIAEYTIDSMAKVREKPDVDLVVVEIDTPGGLDSAMRTIIKEMLQSPAPVAVFVYPQGARAASAGFFITVAADIAAMAPGTNMGAASPVSALGQKMDDTMKAKVTNDAVSYIRSLARNRGRDEDMAARAVSESLAYTVDECLEGRLADLSAESLEDLLQKLDGRNITTMRGDTVTLNLQNVRIFTMKMSWRQRFLRTITNPNLAYFLLIFGLIGLYLEFTHAGAVIPGVIGGISLLLAFMAFQILPINYVGLLLILLAIGLFLAEIKVQGFGILGLGGAVAFFLGSVILISSPIPEMRPTMSLIVLLTVSFAGIILFLTYKVFQSMKRRVDTGQEGLAGEVGTARTRITPEGGRVFVHGEWWNAVADSPIEAGTEVEVLQMEGFRLKVKPRGG
- a CDS encoding acetyl-CoA carboxylase biotin carboxyl carrier protein subunit, giving the protein MKYRFQVHKRAFDIETAPNSTFQSDTQIRVEKTPFQVQIAESRENEILSFFVNRRIYQIKIERDLEGYPSGIYVNEEYYPAYLLKIDKLFYFKPRPQRSTRSGLVKTFIPGYIQKVFFQTGDSVQEGDIVLIHEAMKMENEIRAPISGIIKTMGVKEGDNVLANRLLFEIE
- the alr gene encoding alanine racemase; this encodes MRTTIRVSAAALAANLDCFRQITGRPVAFVVKANAYGHGIEACVEIASKLDSVGYYAVDAAHEARRVLTRDDSRPVLVMGWADRDELEYLVEAGVEMVVPEPGYLERVRAAARKVNGTARCHLKVETGTRRLGMTPAEVLEILRSPAGTGVEFCGIYSHFADIEDTTRHDFAGRQLESFRSLLEELPSNRPMVRHMACSAAALLFPATHFNLVRLGISAYGYWPSRETLISWQEQKGNGMELRPALTWETRVAQVKTVAAGESVGYGRSYRAFSPSRIAVIPVGYYDGYDRRLSNSGVILVNGREAPIRGRICMNMMMADVTHIPNVRAGDSVILLGEGAHGCIDAVNLADHCGTIHYEILSRIAPHLPRIAES